From the genome of Ignavibacteriales bacterium, one region includes:
- a CDS encoding alpha-amylase family glycosyl hydrolase yields the protein MNYNPSLYEINTRVWLHRFDQGKGKLTLADVPSSYWDDFSKKGINYIWLMGVWKICDSIIEKYCFEDYLVKSYKRALKDWERKDVIGSPFAVAEYKINPALGLKRSLLELKSQLNKKGMKLILDFVPNHFSAESPLIKTQPEIFLSVDQEQYENDPYTFYQPFPNTQKFFAHGRDPFFPAWQDTVQVNIFDQHARDFLAKTLLELTKVCDGVRCDMAMLVYNNVFQNTWSGTLERNGSEKPDTEFWADAISKVKNIRADFIFIAETYWNLEWDLQQLGFDYTYDKNLTDRLKSAGPIEIKEHFLAEHEYQKKSLRFIENHDEERAISAFGKEKSKAAAVIISTIEGMRFYHDGQFEGKKIKLPVQLGREPNEPTIEGMPEFYSKLLTITSNEIFKNGKWKLLEPVCSWETNSTFKNILAWEWSLQSEKRIVVVNYSDKVSTCRLKLDLRGFQEEFIIKDLLNDQTYTRSAEEVFHAGLYIELKPYHSHIFSF from the coding sequence ATGAATTACAACCCATCTCTTTACGAAATTAATACGCGTGTTTGGTTGCACAGGTTCGATCAAGGAAAAGGAAAATTAACTCTTGCAGATGTTCCAAGCTCATATTGGGATGATTTTAGTAAAAAAGGAATTAACTATATCTGGCTTATGGGAGTCTGGAAAATTTGTGATTCTATCATAGAGAAATATTGTTTCGAAGACTACCTAGTAAAAAGTTATAAACGCGCTCTCAAAGATTGGGAAAGAAAAGATGTTATCGGTTCTCCTTTTGCTGTTGCCGAATACAAGATTAACCCGGCTCTTGGGCTCAAACGGTCCTTGCTTGAATTAAAATCCCAGCTTAATAAAAAAGGTATGAAATTAATTTTAGATTTTGTCCCAAATCATTTCAGCGCGGAAAGCCCTTTAATAAAAACTCAACCGGAAATCTTTCTCTCCGTTGATCAAGAGCAGTATGAAAACGATCCATATACATTTTATCAACCATTTCCCAATACACAAAAATTTTTTGCGCATGGACGAGATCCATTTTTTCCCGCTTGGCAGGATACTGTTCAAGTGAATATTTTTGATCAACACGCAAGAGACTTTCTTGCTAAAACATTGCTCGAACTAACAAAAGTATGTGATGGTGTACGCTGCGATATGGCGATGTTGGTTTATAATAATGTTTTTCAAAATACATGGAGCGGTACGCTTGAACGGAATGGTTCTGAAAAACCAGATACCGAATTCTGGGCAGATGCTATTTCTAAAGTGAAAAATATACGGGCTGATTTTATATTTATAGCTGAAACCTATTGGAATCTAGAATGGGACCTTCAGCAACTGGGATTTGATTACACGTATGACAAAAATTTAACCGACCGTTTAAAATCTGCCGGCCCTATAGAAATTAAAGAACACTTTCTTGCCGAACATGAATATCAAAAAAAATCATTGCGGTTCATAGAAAATCACGATGAAGAAAGAGCCATATCGGCTTTTGGGAAAGAAAAATCAAAAGCTGCAGCAGTCATAATAAGTACAATTGAGGGAATGCGTTTTTATCACGATGGTCAATTTGAAGGGAAAAAAATAAAACTCCCGGTTCAACTTGGAAGGGAACCGAATGAACCAACAATTGAAGGCATGCCGGAATTTTATTCAAAACTTCTTACAATTACTTCAAATGAAATATTTAAAAATGGGAAATGGAAATTACTCGAACCGGTTTGCTCATGGGAAACAAATTCAACATTTAAAAATATTCTTGCGTGGGAATGGAGTTTGCAATCTGAAAAGAGAATTGTGGTTGTGAATTATTCCGATAAAGTTTCAACATGCAGATTGAAATTAGATTTGCGAGGGTTTCAAGAAGAATTTATTATTAAAGATTTGTTGAACGATCAAACTTACACGCGATCAGCCGAGGAAGTATTTCATGCCGGGCTTTACATAGAACTCAAACCGTATCATTCGCATATCTTTTCTTTCTAA